A single genomic interval of Deltaproteobacteria bacterium harbors:
- a CDS encoding coiled coil domain-containing protein gives MGMKEMKAAYVAKMEAQVAEWGAKLKQMKAKAEKAAAQGRLEYQQKLAQAKAEEKHEQARRKLDELKAAGEERWEALKSGVEGAWNELKKTVDSTKID, from the coding sequence ATGGGCATGAAGGAGATGAAGGCCGCCTACGTCGCGAAGATGGAAGCGCAAGTGGCGGAATGGGGCGCGAAGCTGAAGCAGATGAAGGCGAAGGCGGAGAAGGCCGCCGCCCAGGGGCGCCTCGAGTATCAGCAGAAGCTGGCGCAGGCGAAGGCGGAAGAAAAGCACGAGCAGGCGCGCCGCAAGCTGGACGAGCTGAAGGCGGCGGGCGAGGAGCGCTGGGAAGCCTTGAAGTCCGGCGTGGAAGGGGCCTGGAACGAGCTGAAGAAGACCGTCGACTCGACGAAGATCGATTAG